The following are encoded together in the Natronolimnobius sp. AArcel1 genome:
- a CDS encoding PIN domain-containing protein: MKLLDTTFLIHYWAGREAVKDYLETHEEAEFVTTTLNIKEIAVGRELQGKLDPVEIQSQFEWMTILPFQLEHAVIAGELEAAFHRDETVNQDKINSFSGDLLIAAVAKAAGATVVTRNMDDFEQFDGVSVESY, from the coding sequence ATGAAACTGCTTGATACAACGTTCCTTATCCACTATTGGGCAGGACGAGAGGCGGTTAAAGACTATCTTGAAACGCATGAAGAAGCGGAGTTTGTGACCACGACACTGAACATCAAAGAAATTGCCGTGGGACGGGAACTACAAGGGAAACTTGATCCAGTTGAGATTCAGTCACAGTTTGAGTGGATGACTATCCTCCCGTTTCAGCTGGAACATGCCGTCATTGCTGGCGAGTTAGAAGCGGCGTTTCACCGGGATGAAACGGTGAATCAGGACAAAATAAATTCCTTCTCCGGAGATTTACTGATCGCCGCCGTTGCGAAAGCAGCAGGGGCAACAGTTGTCACGCGAAATATGGACGACTTCGAGCAATTCGATGGCGTCTCTGTCGAGTCGTATTAG
- a CDS encoding DUF5785 family protein: MSNDWPVDPDGEEGSEGGRKYDMRIIADKVDEEEDFPLERDAFVEEYGDYPIRVNYERVVAMSEIFEYIDESEFETILDMHKAVGNAMREGDFWDYHPKGANPEKKRA; this comes from the coding sequence ATGAGCAACGACTGGCCGGTGGACCCGGACGGTGAGGAGGGCAGCGAGGGCGGCCGCAAGTACGACATGCGGATCATCGCGGACAAAGTCGACGAAGAAGAAGACTTCCCGCTCGAGCGCGATGCGTTTGTCGAGGAGTACGGCGACTATCCAATTCGCGTCAACTACGAGCGCGTTGTCGCCATGAGCGAGATCTTCGAGTACATCGACGAATCGGAGTTCGAGACGATTCTCGACATGCACAAAGCCGTCGGTAACGCCATGCGCGAAGGCGACTTCTGGGACTACCACCCCAAAGGCGCAAATCCCGAGAAGAAACGCGCCTGA
- a CDS encoding GTP cyclohydrolase III, giving the protein MTNTQVTLVQIDNYGPWTVTPEPRREADLQTLQSRLYADISQFVGNRNGYTFFTRFDNMIAVTNGLSLEDHALLQESVGNRYPVSLSLGVATGTTPAQALSDATALVQDAGSAQDKDRRECLEGRTIDDGHRTPDDVQIAHFDVINATGNYTDELNAFDSFIEIEQGYAELMRHMRRTHDSLSFFVGGDNIIVTCPDLERAEYEEAITHVEEAVDVRLQVGVGRGKHAHDAGFAAKHALETCRADGTRVELEWEH; this is encoded by the coding sequence GTGACGAACACGCAGGTTACGCTCGTTCAGATCGACAACTACGGGCCGTGGACGGTGACGCCAGAACCGCGCCGTGAAGCCGACCTGCAGACGCTGCAGTCCCGGCTCTATGCCGATATCTCTCAGTTTGTCGGCAACCGCAACGGCTACACCTTCTTTACGCGCTTTGATAACATGATTGCCGTGACGAACGGCCTCTCGCTCGAGGATCACGCACTCCTTCAGGAGTCCGTCGGCAATCGGTATCCCGTTTCGCTCAGCCTCGGCGTTGCAACCGGCACGACGCCCGCACAGGCTCTTTCCGATGCGACAGCACTTGTCCAAGACGCCGGCAGCGCGCAGGACAAAGACCGCCGCGAGTGCCTCGAGGGGCGCACCATCGACGACGGCCATCGTACACCGGACGATGTCCAGATCGCTCACTTCGACGTGATAAACGCGACGGGCAACTATACGGACGAACTCAACGCCTTCGATAGCTTCATCGAGATCGAGCAGGGCTACGCCGAACTCATGCGCCACATGCGCCGAACTCACGACAGCCTCTCGTTTTTCGTCGGCGGTGACAACATCATCGTCACCTGTCCCGACCTCGAGCGCGCTGAGTACGAGGAAGCAATTACCCACGTCGAAGAAGCCGTCGACGTCCGCCTGCAGGTCGGCGTCGGCCGCGGCAAACACGCACACGACGCTGGATTCGCCGCCAAACACGCCCTCGAGACCTGCCGGGCTGACGGAACGCGAGTCGAACTCGAGTGGGAGCACTGA
- a CDS encoding cyclic nucleotide-binding/CBS domain-containing protein — MESELSVTDILTNEFVGVSESDTVVGAVQLMRDERVSCVLVVRGADPVGIVTEWDILEIVAEERDPAETTVGDVMTAPVITLEPDRSLADAATLMGREDIRNVVIQGEGDDDIRGIVTQRDVIAAAGSFQAAVTPGRSSTGSDAINPEQPLEESVQQVADDRAEVVANGGDEYTTQGVCETCGSLADSLWEANGQLVCPDCRTV; from the coding sequence ATGGAATCAGAACTGTCGGTGACTGACATTCTGACGAACGAGTTCGTCGGCGTGAGCGAGTCTGATACGGTGGTCGGCGCAGTGCAACTCATGCGCGACGAACGCGTGAGTTGCGTGCTCGTCGTCCGCGGTGCAGACCCCGTCGGGATCGTGACCGAGTGGGACATCCTCGAGATCGTCGCAGAGGAGCGCGATCCCGCTGAGACGACAGTCGGAGATGTGATGACTGCACCCGTGATCACGCTCGAGCCGGATCGATCGCTCGCTGATGCAGCGACACTGATGGGACGCGAAGATATCCGAAACGTCGTCATCCAGGGTGAGGGCGACGACGATATTCGTGGTATCGTCACCCAGCGCGACGTCATCGCGGCGGCAGGCTCGTTCCAAGCCGCCGTCACGCCCGGCCGCTCGAGTACCGGTTCGGATGCGATCAACCCCGAACAGCCACTTGAGGAGTCTGTCCAACAGGTCGCCGACGACCGGGCGGAAGTGGTCGCAAACGGCGGCGACGAGTACACAACGCAGGGCGTCTGTGAAACCTGCGGGTCGCTGGCTGATTCGCTCTGGGAGGCAAATGGCCAACTCGTCTGTCCAGACTGTCGAACGGTGTGA
- a CDS encoding GNAT family N-acetyltransferase codes for MTEPTITHATSDDLETVTDRWVDLARDQRAYGSSIRAEANRETMRETLAAHQFTNSLLVARLEGDLVGFASFSLEQGALSLATTRGLLSNLYVDPSYRGRGIGTALLEAVEAELRDRGAEVVRLEVVAPNEDARRFYRERGYEPVRVTMDHHLEGSSENDTHSKEDA; via the coding sequence ATGACTGAGCCAACAATTACCCACGCGACGAGTGACGACCTCGAGACGGTTACTGACCGGTGGGTAGACCTCGCGCGCGACCAGCGAGCCTACGGCTCATCGATCCGCGCCGAGGCCAATCGCGAGACCATGCGCGAGACGCTCGCAGCCCACCAGTTTACGAACAGTTTGCTCGTCGCCCGGCTCGAGGGAGATCTCGTCGGCTTCGCCTCGTTTTCGCTCGAGCAGGGTGCGCTCTCGCTCGCGACGACACGTGGGCTGTTGTCGAACCTCTACGTCGATCCGTCGTATCGAGGCCGCGGCATTGGCACGGCGCTACTCGAGGCGGTCGAAGCCGAACTCCGCGACCGCGGGGCCGAGGTCGTCCGCCTCGAGGTGGTAGCGCCAAACGAGGATGCGCGCCGATTCTACCGGGAGCGGGGCTATGAGCCGGTTCGAGTGACGATGGACCACCACCTTGAGGGCTCATCGGAAAACGATACACACTCAAAGGAGGACGCATAA
- a CDS encoding HalOD1 output domain-containing protein: MLLSVDGSETAESQSVSYRVITEIAAKEGIDPMDLEPPEYEALYDAINPEALDSLFAPRADGDERTTGRVEFTFCEYHVVVSSDGTVDVRNEP; the protein is encoded by the coding sequence ATGCTACTCTCAGTGGATGGGTCAGAAACTGCGGAATCCCAGTCAGTAAGCTATCGCGTTATTACGGAAATTGCGGCCAAAGAAGGGATCGACCCAATGGATCTCGAACCACCTGAATATGAAGCGCTCTACGATGCAATCAATCCAGAAGCCCTGGATTCACTGTTTGCCCCGCGAGCGGACGGTGATGAACGAACCACCGGCCGCGTCGAATTTACGTTCTGTGAGTACCATGTCGTTGTCTCGAGTGACG